The genomic region GCAGTTCCACCATTCCGTCGGTGTAGAGGATCATCGTCTGGCCCGGGTCCAGGTCGACGGTGCTGACCGGGTATTCGAGCTGTCCGAACTCCGCGGAGAGGCCCAGCGGCATGCCCCCGTCGACCGGCAGCCTGCGGCAGCTCCCGTCGAGGTCCCGCAGGGCCGGATCGACGTGCCCGGCCCTGACCAGCTGCACCACTCCGGTGGTCAGATCGGCCTCGGCATAGGTGCAGGTCGCGAAGCGGTCGGTGTCGAGTTCATGGAGGAAGACGGAGGCGCGCGCCATGACCGTGGCCGGACTGTGCCCCTCGGCCGCGTAGGCGCGCAGCACGATCCGGAGCTGCCCCATGACGGCCGCCGCGTGTGTGTCGTGCCCCTGTACGTCACCGATGACGGCGCCGACCCGGCCGCCGGGCAGCGAGATGATGTCGTACCAGTCGCCGCCGATGTCCCTGCCCAGCCGCGCCGAGCGGTAGCGCACGGCGACCTGGGCCCCCCGTACCTCGGGGATCCGGCGCGGCAGCATGGCCTGCTGGAGCCCTTCGGCGAGGTCGTGCTCCTGTTCGTAGAGCATCGCCCGCTGGAGGCTCTGGGCGATCGAACTGCCGAGAGCCACCAGGAGGTTACGCTCGTCGCTCGTGAAGCCGGCCTTGTTGCCGTAGAGGAGCCCGAGTGCGCCGATCGGGCGGGCCTGGGCGATGAGCGGCATGTAGGCGGCGGCGGTGATGCCGAGATGGCTGATGTGCGGCCACAGGATGGGGTACGAGGTCGCGAAGTCCTCGGGTGTCTCGATGAAACGCGGTGTGAGCGTGCGGATCACCTCGCTCATAGGATAGGGCTCGTCGGTGCGTGTGTACCGGGTGCCCTGCACGAACGCCCCCTCGGGGCCGTCCGCCACGAGATGGATACGCCCTGACTCGAGCAGCCCCATGACGAGGCTGGTGGCGCCGAGGTTGGCCAGGCCGCGGGAGCTCTTCAGGACGTCGGTGACGTCCTTGACCGTCCGGGCGTGCGCCAGGGCCGCCGTGGTGCCCTCGACCAGGCTCGTACGGCGCCGGCGCTCCTCGTCGACGGTCCGGCGGGCGGTGGACTCGGCGAGTTCCTGGGTGGCGTCACGGATGATCCCGATGATGCGGCGGGGCCGCCCGGTGCCGTCACGGCGGATGAACCCCTGGGTGTGGGTCCAGCACAGGGTGCCGTCCCGCTGGGTCCTGCGGAAGTACGCGCCGTAGTTGCTGCGTCCGCTCTTGAGCGCCTGCGAGACCATCCCGTCGAGCCGGATCGCCTCGTCGGCGGGGACGCGATGCGCGAGCCCCGAAGGACGGCCGTCGTACTCGTCGGGGCGCAGGTCGAACACATCGAGGGCGGGCTCGTCCATGTGCATGAGGCCGCTGTCCAGATCCCAGTCGAAGCTGCCCATTCGGTTCAGGGCGAGGCTGAGGTCCGGGTGGGCGGGCCAGTCGTCCGGGAGTGA from Streptomyces sp. QL37 harbors:
- a CDS encoding SpoIIE family protein phosphatase; this encodes MDDRVAGALSLPDDWPAHPDLSLALNRMGSFDWDLDSGLMHMDEPALDVFDLRPDEYDGRPSGLAHRVPADEAIRLDGMVSQALKSGRSNYGAYFRRTQRDGTLCWTHTQGFIRRDGTGRPRRIIGIIRDATQELAESTARRTVDEERRRRTSLVEGTTAALAHARTVKDVTDVLKSSRGLANLGATSLVMGLLESGRIHLVADGPEGAFVQGTRYTRTDEPYPMSEVIRTLTPRFIETPEDFATSYPILWPHISHLGITAAAYMPLIAQARPIGALGLLYGNKAGFTSDERNLLVALGSSIAQSLQRAMLYEQEHDLAEGLQQAMLPRRIPEVRGAQVAVRYRSARLGRDIGGDWYDIISLPGGRVGAVIGDVQGHDTHAAAVMGQLRIVLRAYAAEGHSPATVMARASVFLHELDTDRFATCTYAEADLTTGVVQLVRAGHVDPALRDLDGSCRRLPVDGGMPLGLSAEFGQLEYPVSTVDLDPGQTMILYTDGMVELPGTDLDEGMRLLAATVRDGPQDLQKLADRLCEVVDERGGEDDMAVLLLRRDAAHAPHPGGRLQQHVAQNDPEALTSARHMIRAAVRAWGAKGRADEVELAADELITNALMHTDGGAIVTIRMLTGPERRLRVDVEDRSSALPRRRDAGESGVSGRGLMLVDRLADIWGVESRGNGKCVWCEFFIPDHR